Proteins encoded together in one Apus apus isolate bApuApu2 chromosome Z, bApuApu2.pri.cur, whole genome shotgun sequence window:
- the LOC127395259 gene encoding interferon-like — MAAPANPQARLCPAVATLLLLLTPLATATACHHLRPRDDTFSWDNLQLLQAMAPSPPQPCHHQPPTPFPDILLHTHNPGHAAAAALRILNHLLAILSSSRTPPQWDAEARHELLNNLEHYIHHLQQCFPDSSTLLKRHGPRNLLLNINKNFTRIQNFLLSHHYSACAWEHVRLEAHTCFQRLDALIRQMKSKAAPDLHQTHPRPTPVPSQHRQDNQRLQQPGLGLLRTAPTSSSQETAPTGEWA; from the coding sequence ATGGCTGCGCCCGCAAACCCGCAGGCCCGCCTGTGCCCCGCCGTCGCCAcgctcctgctcctcctgacGCCGCTGGCCACCGCCACCGCCTGCCACCACCTGCGGCCCCGCGACGACACCTTCTCCTGGGacaacctccagctcctccaggccaTGGCTCCCAGtccaccacagccctgccaccaccagcccccAACACCCTTCCCTGACATCCTCCTCCACACCCACAACCCTGGGcacgccgccgccgctgccttGCGCATCCTGAACCACCTCTTGGCcatcctcagcagctccagaacCCCCCCACAATGGGACGCCGAGGCACGGCACGAGCTCCTCAACAACCTCGAGCATTACATCCACCACCTGCAGCAATGTTTCCCAGACAGCAGCACGCTCCTCAAAAGGCACGGGCCCCGCAACCTGCTGCTCAACATCAACAAAAACTTCACGCGCATCCAGaacttcctcctctcccaccactACAGCGCCTGCGCCTGGGAACACGTCCGCCTCGAAGCTCACACCTGCTTCCAACGCCTGGACGCACTCATACGGCAGATGAAGAGCAAAGCCGCTCCTGACCTCCACCAAACCCACCCGCGCCCAACGCCCGTCCCCAGCCAACACCGGCAGGACaaccagaggctgcagcagccagggctgggattGCTCCGCACGGCTCCCACCTCTTCCAGCCAGGAGACCGCGCCAACAGGGGAATGGGCGTGA
- the LOC127395550 gene encoding interferon-like yields the protein MAAPANPQARLCPAVATLLLLLTPLATATACHHLRPRDDTFSWDNLQLLQAMAPSPPQPCHHQPPTPFPDILLHTHNPGHAAAAALRILNHLLAILSSSRTPPQWDAEARHELLNNLEHYIHHLQQCFPDSSTLLKRHGPRNLLLNINKNFTRIQNFLLSHHYSACAWEHVRLEAHTCFQRLDALIRQMKSKAAPDLHQTHPRPTPVPSQHRQDNQRLQQPGLGLLRTAPTSSSQETAPTGEWA from the coding sequence ATGGCTGCGCCCGCAAACCCGCAGGCCCGCCTGTGCCCCGCCGTCGCCAcgctcctgctcctcctgacGCCGCTGGCCACCGCCACCGCCTGCCACCACCTGCGGCCCCGCGACGACACCTTCTCCTGGGacaacctccagctcctccaggccaTGGCTCCCAGtccaccacagccctgccaccaccagcccccAACACCCTTCCCTGACATCCTCCTCCACACCCACAACCCTGGGcacgccgccgccgctgccttGCGCATCCTGAACCACCTCTTGGCcatcctcagcagctccagaacCCCACCACAATGGGACGCCGAGGCACGGCACGAGCTCCTCAACAACCTCGAGCATTACATCCACCACCTGCAGCAATGTTTCCCAGACAGCAGCACGCTCCTCAAAAGGCACGGGCCCCGCAACCTGCTGCTCAACATCAACAAAAACTTCACGCGCATCCAGaacttcctcctctcccaccactACAGCGCCTGCGCCTGGGAACACGTCCGCCTCGAAGCTCACACCTGCTTCCAACGCCTGGACGCACTCATACGGCAGATGAAGAGCAAAGCCGCTCCTGACCTCCACCAAACCCACCCGCGCCCAACGCCCGTCCCCAGCCAACACCGGCAGGACaaccagaggctgcagcagccagggctgggattGCTCCGCACGGCTCCCACCTCTTCCAGCCAGGAGACCGCGCCAACAGGGGAATGGGCGTGA